In one Prosthecochloris aestuarii DSM 271 genomic region, the following are encoded:
- a CDS encoding ATP-dependent Clp protease ATP-binding subunit: protein MEGNFSNRVQDVIRLSREEALRLGHDYIGTEHFLLGLIKEGEGIAARILRNLSIDLFKLKEKIEESTQQKIASAQMGNVPLTKQAEKVLKITYLEAKICKSNIIGTEHLLLSILKGEDNIAAQILEQFGVTYDTVKDELVTITGGKSESGDPSMEGAFSGGSERSQKKADPKKGERTKTPVLDNFGRDITRLALEDKLDPIIGREKEIERVAQVLSRRKKNNPVLIGEPGVGKTAIAEGLALKIVQRKVSRILYDKRVVALDLAALVAGTKYRGQFEERMKALMNELERSRDVILFIDELHTIIGAGGASGSLDASNIFKPALARGELQCIGATTLDEYRQYIEKDGALDRRFQKIMVEPTSVDETIQILHNIKSKYESHHHVHFDDNAIEKAVKLAERYITDRYLPDKAIDVMDEAGARVHLSNIHVPQNILDLEKAIEEVKAEKNKVVRMQNFEEAAMLRDKEKNLLDSLEDAKQEWEEQAAETVYDVTETDISSVVAMMTGIPVVKVAQSESQKLLNMEDALRKEVIGQDEAIRKITKAIQRTRAGLKDPMRPIGSFIFLGPTGVGKTELAKALTRYLFDSEDALIRADMSEYMEKFSVSRLVGAPPGYVGYEEGGQLTEKVRRKPYSVVLIDEIEKAHPDVFNILLQVLDEGVLTDGLGRKVDFRNTIIIMTSNIGAKDIKSIGAGMGFSPGDGGDSSYKSMKSTVEDALKRVFNPEFLNRIDDTIVFHQLEKKHIFDIIDITSGKLFKRLHEMGIDVEIEEKAKEFLVDKGYDQKFGARPLKRALQRYVEDPLAEEMLKGKFSEGSRIKITFDEKSGELKFKNARKTKRQEPLDEELTDGKPGN, encoded by the coding sequence ATGGAAGGAAATTTTTCAAATAGAGTACAGGATGTCATACGTCTTAGCAGGGAGGAGGCTCTCAGACTGGGACACGACTATATAGGTACCGAGCATTTTCTCCTCGGATTGATCAAGGAGGGTGAAGGTATCGCTGCCCGAATTCTGAGAAATCTCAGCATCGATCTTTTCAAGCTCAAAGAGAAAATAGAGGAGAGCACCCAGCAGAAAATCGCTTCGGCACAGATGGGTAACGTTCCTTTGACAAAGCAGGCTGAAAAGGTTCTGAAAATAACCTATCTCGAAGCAAAGATCTGTAAGTCCAATATCATCGGCACAGAGCATCTGCTGCTGTCGATCCTTAAGGGTGAGGATAATATCGCAGCCCAGATTCTTGAGCAGTTCGGCGTGACCTACGATACGGTTAAAGATGAATTGGTGACGATAACCGGGGGAAAGAGTGAATCGGGAGATCCTTCTATGGAAGGCGCTTTTTCGGGCGGTTCGGAACGATCTCAGAAGAAAGCCGATCCGAAAAAAGGAGAACGCACCAAAACTCCTGTTCTTGATAATTTCGGACGTGATATCACCCGGCTTGCGCTGGAGGATAAGCTCGATCCCATTATCGGCAGGGAGAAGGAGATTGAACGTGTCGCGCAGGTCCTCAGCCGGCGTAAGAAGAATAATCCTGTCCTTATTGGTGAGCCGGGGGTGGGTAAGACTGCTATTGCCGAAGGGCTTGCCCTGAAAATTGTTCAGCGTAAAGTTTCAAGGATTCTCTACGATAAGAGGGTTGTCGCTCTCGATCTTGCGGCTCTTGTTGCCGGTACGAAATACCGGGGCCAGTTTGAAGAGCGTATGAAAGCGCTTATGAACGAGCTTGAGCGTTCACGTGATGTTATTCTCTTTATCGATGAGTTGCATACGATTATCGGAGCCGGCGGTGCATCGGGCTCTCTGGATGCAAGCAATATCTTCAAGCCTGCGCTTGCCCGTGGCGAACTGCAGTGTATCGGTGCGACCACGCTCGACGAATATCGTCAGTATATCGAAAAAGACGGCGCTCTGGACCGTCGTTTTCAGAAGATTATGGTTGAACCGACTTCGGTCGATGAGACTATTCAGATTCTCCACAATATCAAGAGCAAATACGAGTCGCATCACCATGTGCATTTCGACGATAATGCTATCGAGAAAGCTGTTAAACTGGCTGAGCGTTATATTACCGACCGTTATCTGCCCGATAAGGCTATCGATGTTATGGATGAGGCGGGAGCCCGAGTGCACCTGAGCAATATTCATGTGCCTCAGAATATTCTCGATCTTGAAAAAGCTATCGAAGAGGTCAAGGCGGAAAAAAACAAGGTTGTGCGTATGCAGAACTTTGAAGAAGCTGCCATGCTGCGCGACAAGGAAAAGAATCTTCTTGATTCGCTCGAAGATGCCAAGCAGGAGTGGGAGGAGCAGGCGGCTGAAACCGTTTACGATGTAACGGAGACTGATATCTCTTCGGTGGTCGCGATGATGACCGGTATCCCTGTTGTCAAGGTTGCACAGTCCGAATCACAGAAGCTGCTTAACATGGAAGATGCCCTCAGGAAAGAGGTTATCGGCCAGGATGAGGCTATCAGGAAGATCACAAAGGCGATTCAGCGTACCAGGGCCGGCCTTAAGGATCCGATGCGCCCTATCGGTTCGTTTATTTTCCTCGGGCCTACTGGTGTCGGTAAGACTGAACTGGCAAAGGCGTTGACCAGGTATCTGTTCGATAGTGAGGACGCGCTCATTCGTGCAGATATGAGTGAGTATATGGAGAAATTTTCGGTAAGCAGACTTGTTGGAGCTCCTCCCGGATATGTCGGTTATGAAGAGGGAGGACAGTTGACAGAGAAAGTACGTCGTAAGCCCTATTCTGTTGTACTGATCGACGAGATAGAAAAAGCTCATCCGGATGTTTTCAATATTCTTCTTCAGGTCCTTGACGAAGGGGTGTTGACCGATGGTCTCGGCCGGAAAGTCGATTTCCGAAATACGATTATTATCATGACCTCCAATATCGGAGCCAAGGATATCAAGAGCATCGGTGCAGGGATGGGCTTTTCTCCCGGAGATGGCGGCGACAGCAGTTATAAATCGATGAAGTCAACGGTCGAGGATGCTTTGAAGAGAGTCTTTAATCCGGAGTTCCTGAACCGTATCGATGATACGATCGTTTTCCATCAGCTTGAAAAGAAACATATCTTTGATATTATCGATATTACTTCCGGCAAACTCTTCAAGCGTCTCCATGAGATGGGTATCGATGTCGAAATTGAAGAGAAAGCCAAGGAGTTCCTTGTCGATAAAGGCTATGACCAGAAGTTCGGAGCCAGACCGCTGAAGCGTGCCTTGCAGCGTTATGTTGAGGATCCTCTGGCTGAAGAGATGCTCAAAGGCAAGTTTTCCGAGGGAAGCAGGATCAAGATCACCTTTGATGAAAAGTCGGGTGAACTGAAGTTTAAAAACGCTCGAAAAACAAAACGTCAGGAGCCCCTTGACGAGGAACTGACAGACGGAAAACCCGGTAATTAA
- a CDS encoding TrpB-like pyridoxal phosphate-dependent enzyme: MNQEPTKIVLREDEMPRQWYNIQADLPTPLPPPLGLDGSPIKPEDLARVFPMNIIEQEVSTERWITIPEPVQDILKLWRPSPLYRAKRLEKALGTPAKIYYKNEGVSPAGSHKPNTAIAQAYYNKEFGIKYLTTETGAGQWGSALAMSCKLIGIECKVFMVRISFDHKPFRKIMMKTWGADCIPSPSPMTNIGRKILAEQPDTPGSLGIAISEAIELAVEREDTRYALGSVLNHVMLHQSIIGLEAKKQFEKISAYPDIVIGCAGGGSNFAGISFPFLYDKIHGKDIRVIATEPEACPTLTRGPYVYDAGDVAKMTPLLAMHSLGHGFIPPAIHAGGLRYHGMAPLVSHVLHNGLIEATALPQTECYEAALLFAHTEGFIPAPETSHAIAQTIREARHAKEEGKEKVILMNWSGHGLMDLQGYDAYMSGKLEDYPLPEELLKQSLAAIKDHPKP; this comes from the coding sequence ATGAATCAGGAACCGACCAAGATCGTGTTACGTGAGGATGAAATGCCCCGCCAATGGTACAATATCCAGGCAGACCTTCCTACGCCGTTACCTCCCCCGCTCGGTCTGGATGGCAGTCCTATCAAACCGGAAGATCTGGCGAGGGTCTTTCCAATGAACATCATCGAACAGGAGGTCAGCACCGAACGATGGATCACCATTCCCGAACCGGTACAGGACATTCTCAAACTCTGGCGACCATCTCCGCTCTATCGCGCAAAACGGCTCGAAAAAGCCCTTGGCACACCAGCAAAAATCTATTATAAAAACGAAGGGGTCTCACCTGCCGGCAGTCATAAACCCAATACAGCCATTGCCCAGGCATACTACAACAAAGAGTTCGGAATCAAATACCTCACCACGGAAACCGGCGCCGGACAGTGGGGCAGCGCATTGGCGATGAGCTGCAAACTCATCGGCATCGAATGCAAGGTATTCATGGTACGAATCAGTTTTGACCATAAGCCTTTCAGAAAAATCATGATGAAAACCTGGGGCGCAGATTGTATCCCCAGTCCAAGCCCCATGACCAATATCGGACGGAAAATTCTGGCCGAACAACCCGACACTCCAGGGAGCCTCGGCATCGCCATCAGCGAAGCCATCGAACTGGCGGTCGAACGTGAAGATACCCGCTATGCACTCGGCAGCGTGCTGAACCATGTCATGCTCCACCAAAGCATCATCGGACTCGAAGCAAAAAAACAATTTGAAAAAATCAGCGCCTACCCCGATATCGTCATCGGATGCGCAGGAGGCGGGTCAAACTTTGCAGGCATAAGTTTTCCGTTTCTCTACGACAAAATTCACGGCAAGGATATCCGGGTCATTGCAACCGAACCGGAAGCATGCCCCACGCTGACCAGAGGCCCCTATGTCTACGATGCCGGTGATGTCGCAAAAATGACGCCACTGCTTGCCATGCACAGTCTTGGCCACGGCTTTATTCCTCCGGCCATTCATGCCGGCGGCCTGCGTTACCATGGCATGGCCCCGCTGGTAAGCCATGTCCTGCACAACGGCCTCATTGAAGCAACAGCATTACCGCAAACAGAATGTTACGAAGCGGCTCTCCTCTTCGCCCACACAGAAGGCTTTATTCCTGCCCCGGAAACATCACACGCCATAGCACAGACGATTCGGGAAGCCCGACATGCAAAGGAGGAGGGAAAAGAGAAGGTCATTCTGATGAACTGGTCCGGGCATGGGCTGATGGACCTGCAGGGCTACGATGCGTATATGTCGGGAAAACTGGAGGATTATCCGCTGCCGGAAGAACTGCTCAAACAGTCGCTTGCCGCAATCAAGGATCATCCAAAACCGTGA
- the thiL gene encoding thiamine-phosphate kinase, whose protein sequence is MSLKPIADIGEFGLIEKIAAICAPTIKPASGVVEGIGDDCAVYEHSPSSVQVATTDILAEHQHFDLLTTPPHHLGSKAISVNVSDICAMNALPRYALISIAMPQNTPVEMVESLYNGMAHAAKLYGTALVGGDTSSSAAGIVISVTLIGETSKENLALRSGASPGDLICVTGALGGAAAGLKVLLREKRIMMDHVQNGEPYNRDIMNNLEEYTEAIQHQLLPSARVDIIEFFHKHQIVPTSMIDISDGLSSDLRHICQQSMVGARIEEGRIPILSQARHIADEFQEDALDYALGGGEDYQLLFTLKPDNFQAIVEHRDITVIGKITPKEEGMTLNDIYGMQIDMKEIRGFDHFT, encoded by the coding sequence ATGTCGTTGAAACCTATTGCTGATATTGGTGAATTTGGACTCATAGAAAAGATTGCCGCCATTTGCGCGCCAACCATCAAACCCGCTTCCGGAGTAGTGGAAGGAATAGGTGACGATTGCGCCGTCTATGAGCACTCCCCGTCATCAGTACAGGTAGCCACTACCGATATCCTCGCAGAACACCAGCACTTCGATCTGTTAACCACGCCGCCGCATCATCTGGGCAGCAAGGCCATCAGTGTCAACGTCTCGGATATCTGCGCCATGAACGCCCTCCCCCGATACGCTCTCATTTCAATAGCGATGCCGCAGAACACCCCGGTTGAAATGGTCGAATCACTCTATAACGGCATGGCACACGCAGCCAAACTCTACGGCACCGCTCTTGTCGGCGGCGATACCTCTTCGTCAGCAGCAGGCATCGTCATCTCCGTCACCCTCATCGGTGAGACCTCAAAAGAGAACCTCGCTCTACGCAGCGGAGCCTCTCCGGGAGATCTTATCTGCGTCACAGGTGCCCTCGGGGGCGCCGCTGCAGGACTGAAGGTTCTCCTGCGCGAAAAAAGGATCATGATGGACCATGTCCAGAACGGCGAACCATACAACAGAGACATCATGAACAACCTGGAAGAGTACACCGAAGCCATTCAACATCAGCTTCTGCCATCGGCACGAGTCGATATCATCGAATTTTTCCACAAACACCAGATTGTCCCCACGTCGATGATCGATATTTCTGACGGTCTGTCTTCCGACCTTCGCCACATCTGCCAGCAATCCATGGTCGGAGCCCGTATCGAAGAAGGGCGCATCCCGATTCTTTCACAGGCACGCCATATCGCCGATGAATTCCAGGAAGATGCCCTTGACTATGCACTCGGAGGAGGAGAAGACTACCAGCTGCTCTTCACCCTGAAACCCGACAACTTTCAGGCAATCGTCGAACATCGTGATATCACCGTTATCGGAAAAATCACCCCGAAGGAAGAAGGCATGACGCTCAACGATATCTACGGCATGCAGATCGACATGAAAGAGATCAGAGGATTTGACCATTTCACATAA
- the ftsY gene encoding signal recognition particle-docking protein FtsY, with the protein MGFFDKLKLSRLKDGLTKTRETIRDNISRLTQGRTEIDEEFLEELENILIAADVGVETTLSIVDRITERAKEETYRSEDELNNMLLQVMQEMLLDASEDHPVDFDASLPAKPYVILIVGVNGVGKTTSIAKLAHNYHKSGKKVMIAAADTFRAAAVEQLQIWADRAGVPMVSQGQGADPASVVFDAVSSAVAREADVVLVDTAGRLHNKAYLMEELAKIMRVAKKKVPEAPHEVLLVLDGTTGQNAVSQAREFTKCVNVTGLIITKLDGTAKGGIVLSISRDLHLPVKYIGVGEKIDDLQIFDRSKFVGALMGKA; encoded by the coding sequence ATGGGTTTTTTTGACAAGCTGAAATTATCGCGGCTCAAGGATGGGCTGACAAAGACCCGTGAAACGATTCGTGACAATATTTCCAGGCTCACCCAGGGCAGAACAGAGATAGACGAGGAGTTTCTTGAGGAGCTTGAGAACATCCTCATTGCAGCTGATGTCGGGGTTGAGACAACATTGAGTATTGTTGACCGGATTACCGAAAGGGCAAAGGAAGAAACATATCGTTCCGAGGATGAACTCAACAATATGCTTCTGCAGGTTATGCAGGAAATGCTTCTTGATGCGTCTGAAGATCATCCTGTCGATTTCGATGCGTCACTTCCGGCTAAGCCTTATGTTATTCTCATTGTAGGCGTTAATGGCGTTGGTAAGACGACAAGCATCGCCAAGCTTGCCCATAATTACCATAAATCCGGAAAGAAGGTGATGATTGCGGCGGCTGACACGTTCAGGGCTGCTGCTGTGGAGCAGTTGCAGATCTGGGCTGACAGGGCAGGGGTGCCGATGGTGAGCCAGGGGCAGGGAGCTGATCCTGCTTCAGTGGTCTTCGATGCGGTCAGTTCAGCTGTTGCACGCGAGGCGGATGTTGTTCTCGTCGATACCGCGGGGCGACTTCATAACAAGGCGTATTTAATGGAGGAACTGGCCAAGATCATGCGTGTCGCTAAAAAGAAGGTTCCCGAGGCGCCTCATGAGGTACTTCTCGTGCTTGACGGTACGACCGGTCAGAACGCTGTTTCTCAGGCCAGAGAGTTTACAAAATGCGTCAATGTTACCGGACTGATTATTACGAAACTTGACGGCACGGCAAAAGGCGGCATTGTGTTGTCGATATCGAGAGATCTTCATCTTCCGGTCAAGTATATCGGTGTGGGTGAAAAGATTGACGATCTTCAGATTTTCGACCGTTCGAAGTTTGTCGGTGCCCTGATGGGTAAGGCCTGA
- a CDS encoding GIY-YIG nuclease family protein, with protein sequence MLQFFGNTSIRQGSYILVICLSKPQHIAFGRFQKGKPVLMQAGAYLYTGSAMGNRKGTDPLARRLLRHATRSGKKPPHRIRKSMIGLFKQEHPERELLSPPREKKLKWHIDFLLDNRYSRITHIFVIHSCRRLESRISQHIASLNSISIPAKRLGASDMRHETHLVFMNSPDECMAAIEKHLLWLAEQDNPDQALPIRAPTNFERSKI encoded by the coding sequence ATGCTGCAGTTTTTCGGCAACACCTCCATCCGCCAGGGATCCTATATCCTTGTCATTTGCCTCTCCAAACCGCAACACATTGCCTTCGGCAGGTTTCAGAAAGGAAAACCTGTTCTGATGCAAGCGGGAGCCTACCTCTACACCGGTTCTGCAATGGGAAACCGGAAAGGCACCGACCCTCTGGCCCGAAGATTGTTGCGACACGCAACCAGAAGCGGGAAAAAACCACCCCATCGCATCAGAAAAAGCATGATCGGTCTCTTCAAGCAGGAACATCCCGAAAGAGAACTGCTGAGTCCTCCCAGGGAAAAAAAACTCAAATGGCACATCGACTTCCTGCTCGATAACCGATATAGCCGTATAACCCACATTTTCGTCATCCACTCCTGCCGTCGACTGGAATCCCGGATATCGCAGCATATAGCATCGCTAAACAGTATATCAATCCCGGCCAAACGACTCGGAGCCTCTGACATGCGCCATGAAACCCATCTGGTCTTCATGAACTCACCCGACGAGTGCATGGCAGCCATCGAGAAGCATCTGCTCTGGCTTGCCGAACAGGATAATCCGGATCAGGCCTTACCCATCAGGGCACCGACAAACTTCGAACGGTCGAAAATCTGA
- a CDS encoding protein-L-isoaspartate(D-aspartate) O-methyltransferase: MASKKDSSRNSPVQEGDHVFQSRRRDMVSQLMRYGISDKRVLDAFLQVPRHLFFDIADRTYAYDDGAFPIGFGQTISQPYTVAYMTAILSKRCPAGKVLEIGTGSGYQAAILDAMGYRVYTVERIEGLYERSGRVFDRLGLHVQQMLGDGSGGWLSEAPFDGIIVTAGAPDVPHSLVSQLKVGGCLVIPVGGSDGQWMTVVTKTAAGFRREVYERFAFVPLIGREGWNEVDDGG, from the coding sequence ATGGCGAGCAAAAAAGATTCTTCACGAAATTCACCTGTGCAGGAAGGCGATCATGTTTTTCAGTCAAGGCGTCGCGATATGGTGAGCCAGCTGATGCGATACGGGATCTCCGATAAGCGGGTACTTGATGCTTTTCTTCAGGTGCCCCGGCATCTTTTTTTCGATATTGCCGACAGAACGTATGCTTACGATGACGGGGCATTTCCTATTGGATTCGGTCAGACCATCTCCCAGCCCTATACTGTGGCCTATATGACGGCTATATTGTCCAAACGGTGTCCTGCAGGAAAGGTGCTCGAAATAGGTACCGGTTCGGGGTATCAGGCAGCTATTCTCGATGCGATGGGCTATCGGGTCTACACCGTTGAACGCATTGAGGGGCTCTATGAGCGTTCAGGAAGGGTATTCGATCGTCTTGGTCTCCATGTACAGCAGATGCTGGGCGATGGTTCAGGTGGCTGGCTCTCTGAGGCCCCGTTTGATGGTATTATCGTTACAGCAGGAGCTCCTGATGTGCCGCATTCTCTTGTCTCTCAGCTGAAAGTGGGGGGCTGCCTTGTCATTCCTGTCGGCGGGAGTGACGGACAGTGGATGACAGTGGTGACCAAAACCGCTGCAGGGTTTCGGCGTGAAGTCTATGAACGTTTTGCTTTCGTTCCTCTGATAGGCAGGGAGGGCTGGAACGAGGTGGATGACGGGGGATAA